GATTGCTCGTCGCGTATTCTGATTGCTTTAGCCTTAAAACTAATACGGTATTTCACACGCCAGTACTCGCCGGTGATCTGGTGTTTCGATTTGGGTGGTAGGCCAAAGGTAGAAGCAGTAGCGATCGTTGTGGATACGGTACTCGTACTTGGTAATCGGTCAATGAATACAGCTTCTCTATCGGTAAAATAAAAATTACCATCAATCACAACCATTTGTCTTAAAGCTAAAGTGTCTTTAAGCAGTATTTCTTCACTTGCGGAGCTGTCTAAATCAACCCAGATGCTGTCCTTAAGGTCTTGATAGGGATAGAAGGTAGTGTCTGGCAGGTGTGCCGATGACGGATTAATGAAGGTAACGGTGTCCAGCCGCTGAAAAATGGAGTCTACTGTGTCTTCATCCGAAATGAAGAAGGCAATATCCTCAACAACATAATGATCTTCACTTGTAGGCTCACTGTCTATTATTTCATCTTTGCTACAGGCAATCACGAAAAGCATGAATAGGAAATAAAGTAAAGTTTTACGCATAGTTTTTGATTACGAGCACGAATATAAGTATTCTTTATCTTTTAGATTCTCTCTCGCGTGGTAAAAAAATATATGGTTCGTTGACCACAACGTTTATTTTCGGCTAACTGTAGGGCTAAAGTAATGTTGGAGCAAGTGTATGTTAGAGAATTCCGGGATTTTTTTGAATGATTTAAAATGCGCATAAAAATGTGTATTTCAGTATGTAACATTGGCACTGTTTATGTGTAACAACAAAGTGATAAAAGGTGCGTATATCGAAATTTGATTTGATGTAACGGCCAGTAAAATAAAGCTGCCATGAAAAAGAAAATATATGTTGTGGAAGATGATAAAGATATACGTGAAATTATTGAGTTTTTTTTAGACGCAGAAGGAATGGAGGCGCATACGTATAGCCACATTGCTGATTTTAAACGAGATTGTAATAGCATGGGCAATGCTGATCTTTTTTTATTAGATGTTAACCTGCCGGATGGCAGTGGCGTAGACCTTGCTGCTGCTTTGTCTAAAAATCCAGACACTTACCATGTGCCCGTACTCATCATGTCTGCGCATTTAAATAATGGGTTTGCATTCTCGGAGAATGTTCGGAGTTTCCTTCCCAAGCCTTTTGATCTGAATGACATGGCATCGCAGATCAAACAATATGTATATGCCTAAAAGGAGTAAAGACTATTTTTTGGAGAA
This Olivibacter sp. SDN3 DNA region includes the following protein-coding sequences:
- a CDS encoding response regulator produces the protein MKKKIYVVEDDKDIREIIEFFLDAEGMEAHTYSHIADFKRDCNSMGNADLFLLDVNLPDGSGVDLAAALSKNPDTYHVPVLIMSAHLNNGFAFSENVRSFLPKPFDLNDMASQIKQYVYA